In Firmicutes bacterium ASF500, a single genomic region encodes these proteins:
- the COQ5_4 gene encoding 2-methoxy-6-polyprenyl-1,4-benzoquinol methylase, mitochondrial, which translates to MSSYSFLAGCYDGLTYDVDYAAWADYIEAHFSKAPLPGRTVLDLACGTGSLTRELALRGYEMIGVDQSPEMLAQAAEKNRGIAPVEPIFLCQPMERLDLYGTIDACVCCLDSVNYVTDPKKLARAFQRVHLFLMPGGLFLFDINTPEKLEGLDGQVFLDETEDAYCVWRAEFSKRSRMCSYFMDIFRLDRETGQWDRGEELHRERAYTIAQLTAMLEEAGFQDIRTYGELTMRPPKPGEQRVFFTARKEAQTV; encoded by the coding sequence ATGAGCAGCTACAGCTTTCTGGCCGGCTGCTACGACGGCCTGACCTACGACGTGGACTACGCCGCCTGGGCGGACTACATCGAAGCCCACTTCTCCAAGGCGCCCCTGCCCGGGCGGACGGTGCTGGACCTGGCCTGCGGCACCGGCTCCCTCACCCGGGAGCTGGCCCTGCGGGGGTATGAGATGATCGGCGTCGACCAGTCCCCGGAGATGCTGGCTCAGGCGGCGGAGAAAAACCGGGGGATCGCCCCTGTGGAGCCCATCTTCCTCTGCCAGCCCATGGAGCGGCTGGACCTCTATGGCACCATTGACGCCTGCGTCTGCTGTTTGGACAGCGTGAACTATGTCACCGACCCCAAAAAGCTGGCGCGGGCCTTTCAGCGGGTCCATCTGTTCCTCATGCCGGGAGGGCTGTTCCTCTTCGACATCAACACCCCGGAGAAGCTGGAGGGGCTGGACGGCCAGGTCTTTCTGGACGAGACGGAGGACGCCTACTGCGTGTGGCGGGCGGAGTTCTCCAAGCGTAGCCGGATGTGCTCCTACTTTATGGATATCTTCCGGCTGGACCGGGAGACCGGCCAGTGGGACCGGGGGGAGGAGCTCCACCGGGAGCGGGCCTACACCATCGCCCAGCTCACCGCTATGCTGGAGGAGGCCGGCTTTCAGGACATCAGAACCTATGGCGAGCTGACCATGCGTCCCCCTAAGCCTGGGGAACAGCGCGTCTTTTTTACCGCGAGAAAGGAAGCTCAGACAGTATGA
- the rbfA gene encoding Ribosome-binding factor A: MASNRIGRINEEVQRELAALIPTVKDPRVTGMISVTAAEVTPDLKFAKIYISVLDKGDSDQVLKGLKSAAGYLRRELGRALNLRHTPELTFFRDDSMSKGAKILEMLRDPEVVKPENPANAHIVLEDEA, translated from the coding sequence ATGGCAAGCAATCGAATCGGACGCATTAACGAGGAGGTCCAGCGGGAGCTGGCCGCCCTCATTCCCACGGTGAAGGACCCCCGGGTGACGGGGATGATTTCAGTGACGGCGGCGGAGGTGACGCCCGACCTGAAATTTGCCAAAATCTATATCTCGGTGCTGGACAAGGGGGACAGCGACCAGGTGCTCAAGGGGCTGAAATCGGCGGCGGGGTATCTCCGCCGGGAGCTGGGCCGGGCGCTGAACCTGCGCCACACCCCGGAGCTCACCTTTTTCCGGGACGACTCCATGTCCAAGGGGGCCAAGATTCTGGAGATGCTCCGGGACCCGGAGGTGGTCAAGCCGGAGAACCCGGCCAACGCCCACATTGTTTTGGAGGACGAGGCATGA
- the xerD_7 gene encoding Tyrosine recombinase XerD, producing MAKIKMKHSVTVADTFADFLAGKKAAGVSEKTLATYGQHFSAISKHLSPTIPIDGLNKADLEAMIASMRDAGLVANSIKSYTRTLKSFLSWCNEAGITRLNIPLYKAEETIKETYSDEELKKLLKKPDTKKCDFPEYRNWAIINLLLNNGCRAATIRNIQIKDVDMDNKVIYLRHTKNKRAQVIPLCEALCGVLREYMRVRGGDGDDYLFPNENGSQLTENGLRCSIASYNRRRGVEKTSIHLFRHTFAKKYLVDCGGNAFTLQRLLGHSTLDMTKHYCAIFDADITKNYDSFSPLTQIKGAEGSKIKMGR from the coding sequence ATGGCTAAAATCAAGATGAAGCACAGCGTCACGGTTGCGGACACATTCGCTGACTTCCTCGCTGGAAAGAAAGCGGCGGGGGTCAGTGAAAAGACCCTTGCCACCTACGGACAGCACTTTTCCGCTATCAGTAAGCACCTATCCCCCACTATCCCTATTGACGGGCTGAACAAGGCAGATTTGGAGGCCATGATTGCCAGCATGAGAGACGCGGGCCTCGTGGCTAACTCCATCAAAAGCTATACGCGGACGCTCAAATCCTTTTTGTCGTGGTGCAACGAAGCGGGAATTACCCGGCTCAATATCCCACTCTACAAGGCGGAGGAAACGATAAAAGAAACCTACTCGGACGAAGAACTGAAAAAGCTGTTAAAGAAGCCCGACACGAAGAAATGCGACTTTCCCGAATATCGGAATTGGGCAATTATCAATCTCTTACTCAATAACGGTTGCCGCGCCGCCACCATCCGCAATATTCAAATCAAAGATGTGGATATGGACAACAAAGTGATTTATCTGCGGCATACCAAAAACAAGCGGGCGCAGGTCATCCCCCTCTGTGAAGCCCTCTGCGGCGTTCTGCGGGAGTATATGCGGGTGCGCGGCGGTGATGGGGATGATTACCTGTTTCCCAATGAAAACGGCTCACAGTTGACGGAGAACGGCCTGCGGTGCAGTATTGCCAGCTATAACAGGCGGCGGGGCGTGGAAAAGACAAGTATTCACCTGTTCCGTCACACATTCGCAAAAAAGTATCTGGTGGACTGCGGCGGAAATGCGTTCACGCTCCAGCGGCTTTTGGGCCACTCCACCCTTGACATGACAAAACACTACTGCGCGATATTTGACGCAGACATTACCAAAAACTATGATAGCTTTTCCCCACTGACACAGATAAAAGGTGCGGAGGGCAGTAAAATCAAAATGGGGCGGTAA
- a CDS encoding IS21 family transposase ISMac9: MTEFTMDRLRENLEALKMKNTLEILDNYLERAVADKLNIVEVLDHIFSEEAKSKRKRAYEKQIQMSGFPIKKTLDDFDFSFQPSIDKRQIDELATMRFLENGENVVFLGPPGVGKTHLASALGLVAAQHRFSTYYINCHQLIEQLKKAHFENRLPDKLKVLAKYRMLIIDEIGYLPMDIQGANLFFQLIARRYEKTSTVFTSNKTFSQWNEVFADVTIASAILDRVLHHCTVINIKGESYRLKERKEFMRQKQQIVNTLFEQGSC, translated from the coding sequence ATGACTGAATTTACTATGGACAGGCTGAGGGAAAACCTGGAAGCCCTTAAAATGAAAAACACCCTGGAGATTCTGGACAACTACCTGGAACGGGCGGTGGCGGACAAGCTCAACATTGTGGAGGTTTTGGATCACATTTTCTCAGAAGAAGCCAAATCCAAGCGGAAACGGGCCTATGAGAAGCAGATCCAGATGTCTGGCTTCCCCATTAAGAAGACCCTGGACGACTTCGATTTCTCTTTCCAGCCCTCCATCGATAAACGCCAAATCGATGAGTTGGCCACCATGCGCTTCCTGGAGAACGGGGAGAATGTGGTTTTCCTCGGCCCGCCAGGCGTGGGCAAGACCCATTTGGCCTCCGCCCTGGGCCTGGTGGCAGCACAGCACCGTTTCTCCACCTACTACATCAACTGCCACCAGCTTATTGAGCAGCTCAAAAAGGCCCACTTTGAGAACCGCCTGCCGGACAAGCTCAAAGTTCTGGCCAAGTACAGGATGCTCATCATTGACGAAATCGGCTATCTCCCTATGGATATCCAGGGCGCAAATCTCTTTTTCCAGCTCATTGCCAGACGGTATGAAAAAACGTCTACCGTTTTTACCTCCAACAAGACTTTCTCCCAGTGGAACGAGGTCTTTGCCGACGTCACCATCGCCTCCGCCATCCTGGATCGTGTACTGCATCACTGCACCGTTATCAACATCAAGGGTGAGTCTTACCGCCTGAAAGAACGCAAAGAATTTATGCGTCAGAAACAGCAAATCGTGAACACTCTTTTTGAGCAAGGCAGCTGCTGA
- the hslO gene encoding 33 kDa chaperonin translates to MTNEIVRAITGDGLVKAAAITGRDIVERARNIHKLLPMATAALGRTLMGASLMGDMLKEEKGSLTLQIKGGGPLGTILAVSDCEGNVRGYVQNPQVELMEQRPGKLDVGAAVGLDGTLTVIKDIGLKEPYVGSIGLFSGEIAEDLAMYFVESEQIPTACALGVLVGLDQSVTAAGGYLIQLLPGASEDMISKIEAGVRSMGAVTAALDGGLDGEGLLRTVLKDFHLEILEKHPVEYRCYCSRDRVSRALISMGRKDLTELIQEQGQAELTCQFCDEVYRFSKSELEALLEEM, encoded by the coding sequence ATGACCAACGAGATCGTAAGAGCAATTACCGGCGACGGCCTGGTTAAGGCCGCCGCCATCACTGGCCGGGACATCGTGGAGCGGGCCCGGAACATCCACAAACTTCTCCCGATGGCCACCGCCGCCCTGGGGCGGACCCTGATGGGGGCCTCCCTCATGGGGGACATGCTCAAGGAGGAGAAGGGCTCCCTCACCCTCCAAATCAAGGGGGGCGGGCCTTTGGGGACCATTCTGGCCGTCTCCGACTGTGAGGGCAACGTCCGGGGCTATGTCCAGAACCCCCAGGTGGAGCTGATGGAACAGCGCCCCGGTAAGCTGGACGTGGGAGCCGCCGTAGGGCTGGACGGCACCCTCACCGTCATCAAGGACATCGGCCTGAAGGAGCCCTATGTGGGGTCCATCGGCCTGTTCTCCGGGGAGATCGCCGAGGACCTGGCTATGTACTTTGTGGAGAGCGAGCAGATCCCCACCGCCTGCGCCCTGGGGGTGCTGGTGGGGCTGGACCAGTCCGTCACCGCCGCCGGGGGCTACCTCATTCAGCTCCTGCCCGGGGCCAGCGAGGACATGATCTCCAAAATCGAGGCCGGCGTCCGGTCCATGGGGGCCGTCACCGCCGCCCTGGACGGGGGTCTGGACGGCGAGGGCCTGCTGCGGACCGTCTTGAAGGACTTCCACCTGGAGATTTTGGAAAAGCATCCGGTGGAATACCGCTGCTACTGCTCCCGGGACCGGGTGAGCCGGGCCCTCATCAGCATGGGCCGGAAGGACCTGACCGAGCTTATCCAGGAGCAGGGCCAGGCCGAGCTGACCTGTCAGTTCTGTGACGAGGTGTACCGCTTCTCCAAATCGGAGCTGGAAGCGCTCCTGGAGGAGATGTAG
- the infB gene encoding Translation initiation factor IF-2 — protein MITTKYPVHKLAKDFKRNGKVMASKEIMDILTQYGHPPKNHMQPLTDEELSIVFEYLTQHNQIDSIESVYADVYHEEPAPKAEAPKQTEEKPAAKGGKQPQQQARQSAPAQQGQPGKQQPAAPTTRVPQKKVVDTRGGPAVNLDKYDERLESFTDQRRQDVRGGKQKIQQKSQQRRQQGGRGPSGKRRQEEQDRLRRLQLEIAKKAPTKVLIPNEIGVGELASRMKKTGAEVVKCLIKNGVMASLSDIIDFDTAAIIAEEMGCKVEKEVIVTIEERLIDTAEDKAEDLEGRAPVVVVMGHVDHGKTSLLDYIRNANVVSGEAGGITQHIGAYQVNVKDHTVTFLDTPGHEAFTAMRARGAMITDIAILVVAADDGIMPQTVESINHAKAANIPIIVAINKMDKPTANPDRIMQQLTEYELVPEEWGGETIICPISAKTGMGIDNLLDMVVLTAEVQELKANPNRTAHGAVIEARLDKGRGPVATLLVQNGTLKQGDVIIAGTAVGRVRAMTDARGQKLTEAGPSVPVEIIGMGEVPGAGDDFHAVADERMARELVEQRKHEQKAASSAPVGKVSLEDLFSQIQAGEMKNLNVIVKADVQGSAEAVKASLEKISNEEVRVRVIHCAVGAISESDVMLAGTSGAIIVGFNVRPDNNAKDSAPRMGVDMRMYRVIYDAINEIEAAMKGMLAPKFKEVDLGRAEVRNVFRITNVGMVAGCYVLDGKMQRNAQMRLLRDNIVIYDGAIASLQRFKDSIKEVAAGYECGITFEKFQDIKEGDIIEAFLMEQIEV, from the coding sequence ATGATAACGACGAAATATCCAGTCCATAAGCTGGCCAAGGATTTTAAGCGGAACGGCAAGGTGATGGCCTCCAAGGAGATCATGGACATCCTGACCCAGTACGGCCACCCGCCCAAGAACCATATGCAGCCCCTCACTGACGAGGAGCTGTCCATTGTGTTTGAATACCTCACCCAGCACAACCAGATCGACTCCATTGAGTCGGTCTACGCTGACGTGTATCACGAGGAGCCCGCCCCCAAGGCGGAGGCTCCCAAGCAGACTGAGGAGAAGCCCGCCGCCAAGGGCGGCAAGCAGCCCCAGCAGCAGGCCAGGCAGTCCGCCCCCGCCCAGCAGGGCCAGCCCGGCAAGCAGCAGCCCGCCGCGCCCACCACCCGGGTCCCCCAGAAGAAGGTGGTGGACACCAGAGGCGGCCCCGCCGTCAACCTGGACAAGTACGACGAGCGGCTGGAGTCCTTCACCGACCAGCGCCGCCAGGATGTGCGGGGCGGCAAGCAGAAGATTCAGCAGAAGAGCCAGCAGCGCCGCCAGCAGGGGGGCCGGGGCCCCTCGGGCAAGCGCCGCCAGGAGGAGCAGGACCGCCTGCGCCGCCTCCAGCTGGAGATCGCCAAGAAGGCCCCCACCAAGGTGCTCATCCCCAACGAGATCGGCGTGGGCGAGCTGGCCTCCCGGATGAAGAAGACCGGGGCCGAGGTGGTCAAGTGCCTCATCAAGAACGGGGTCATGGCCTCCCTCAGCGACATCATCGACTTCGACACCGCCGCCATCATCGCCGAGGAGATGGGCTGCAAGGTGGAGAAGGAGGTCATCGTCACCATTGAGGAGCGCCTCATCGACACCGCTGAGGACAAGGCGGAGGACCTGGAGGGCCGGGCCCCTGTGGTGGTGGTCATGGGCCACGTGGACCACGGCAAGACCTCCCTTCTGGACTATATCCGAAACGCCAACGTGGTCTCCGGCGAGGCCGGCGGCATCACCCAGCACATCGGCGCTTACCAGGTGAACGTGAAGGACCACACCGTCACCTTCCTGGACACCCCCGGCCACGAGGCCTTTACCGCCATGCGGGCCCGGGGCGCGATGATTACCGACATCGCCATTCTGGTGGTGGCCGCCGACGACGGCATCATGCCCCAGACGGTGGAGTCCATCAACCACGCTAAAGCGGCCAACATCCCCATTATCGTGGCCATCAACAAGATGGATAAGCCCACCGCCAACCCCGACCGCATCATGCAGCAGCTCACCGAGTATGAGCTGGTGCCCGAGGAGTGGGGCGGCGAGACCATCATCTGCCCCATCTCCGCCAAGACAGGCATGGGCATCGACAACCTCCTGGATATGGTGGTCCTCACCGCCGAGGTCCAGGAGCTGAAGGCCAACCCCAACCGCACCGCCCACGGCGCGGTCATCGAGGCCCGGCTGGACAAGGGCCGGGGCCCGGTGGCCACCCTCCTGGTGCAGAACGGCACCTTGAAGCAGGGCGATGTGATCATCGCCGGCACCGCCGTGGGCCGTGTCCGCGCCATGACCGACGCCCGGGGTCAGAAGCTCACCGAGGCCGGCCCCTCCGTCCCTGTGGAGATCATCGGTATGGGCGAGGTCCCCGGCGCGGGCGACGACTTCCACGCCGTGGCCGACGAGCGCATGGCCCGGGAGCTGGTGGAGCAGCGCAAGCATGAGCAGAAGGCCGCCTCCTCCGCCCCCGTGGGCAAGGTCTCTTTGGAGGACCTGTTTAGTCAGATCCAGGCCGGCGAGATGAAGAACCTGAACGTCATTGTCAAGGCCGATGTCCAGGGCTCCGCCGAGGCGGTGAAGGCCTCCCTGGAGAAAATTTCCAACGAGGAGGTCCGGGTCCGGGTGATCCACTGCGCCGTGGGCGCCATCAGCGAGAGCGACGTTATGCTGGCGGGCACCTCCGGGGCCATCATCGTGGGCTTCAACGTCCGCCCGGACAACAACGCCAAGGACTCCGCCCCCCGTATGGGCGTGGATATGCGGATGTACCGGGTCATCTACGACGCCATCAACGAGATTGAGGCGGCTATGAAGGGCATGCTGGCTCCCAAGTTCAAGGAGGTGGACCTGGGCCGGGCCGAGGTGCGCAATGTGTTCCGCATTACCAACGTGGGCATGGTGGCCGGCTGCTACGTCCTGGACGGCAAGATGCAGCGCAACGCCCAGATGCGCCTGCTCCGGGACAACATCGTCATTTACGACGGCGCGATTGCCTCCCTCCAGCGGTTTAAGGACTCCATCAAGGAGGTCGCCGCCGGCTACGAGTGCGGCATCACCTTCGAGAAATTCCAGGACATCAAGGAGGGCGACATCATCGAGGCCTTCCTCATGGAGCAGATCGAGGTGTAA
- the nrnA gene encoding Bifunctional oligoribonuclease and PAP phosphatase NrnA, whose amino-acid sequence MNTITTTQAAQFLMEHDNFLILTHVRPDGDTIGCAAGLCHALRRAGKTAHVLENPGATSLFTGYLEGLTTPNGDGNRTVVSVDMAARSLFPDNAQVFLDRVDLAIDHHPSQEFFSKATCLNSGKASCGEVVLEVVKEFTDLTPDIGRALYVALSTDCGCFQYSNTDAAAHRAAAELMETGFDPYPINRVHFRTKTFKRLKLEGLLAQGMELRDNGTTALVFLTQGMIQELGADERDMDNISAFVGQVEGVKNGVTLKETKDGHVKISLRTDPGDLNASAVCALLGGGGHAAASGAMMKGTVEAVRQAVIDAIEQVRNG is encoded by the coding sequence ATGAATACCATCACCACCACCCAGGCCGCCCAATTTCTCATGGAGCATGACAATTTTCTCATCCTCACCCACGTCCGGCCCGACGGGGACACCATCGGCTGCGCGGCCGGGCTGTGTCACGCCCTCCGGCGGGCGGGAAAGACCGCCCATGTGCTGGAAAATCCGGGGGCGACCTCATTGTTTACCGGTTACCTGGAGGGCTTGACGACCCCAAACGGGGACGGAAACCGGACTGTTGTTTCGGTTGACATGGCTGCCCGGAGCCTGTTTCCCGACAACGCCCAAGTATTTTTGGACCGGGTGGACTTGGCTATCGATCACCACCCCAGCCAGGAGTTTTTTTCCAAGGCCACCTGTCTGAACAGCGGCAAGGCCTCCTGCGGCGAGGTAGTGCTGGAGGTGGTCAAGGAGTTTACCGACCTCACCCCGGACATCGGGCGGGCGCTGTATGTGGCCCTGTCCACCGACTGCGGCTGCTTTCAGTACAGCAATACCGATGCCGCCGCCCATCGGGCGGCGGCGGAGCTGATGGAGACCGGCTTCGACCCCTACCCCATCAACCGGGTCCACTTCCGCACCAAGACCTTCAAGCGACTCAAGCTGGAGGGCCTGCTGGCCCAGGGCATGGAACTGCGGGATAACGGGACCACCGCCTTGGTCTTTCTCACCCAGGGGATGATTCAGGAGCTGGGGGCGGACGAGCGGGATATGGACAACATCTCCGCCTTTGTGGGCCAGGTGGAGGGGGTCAAAAACGGCGTGACCCTGAAGGAGACCAAGGACGGCCATGTGAAGATTTCCCTGCGCACCGACCCCGGCGACCTGAACGCCTCAGCCGTCTGCGCCCTTCTGGGGGGCGGCGGCCACGCGGCGGCGTCGGGGGCGATGATGAAGGGGACTGTGGAGGCGGTCCGTCAGGCCGTCATTGACGCGATCGAGCAGGTGCGCAATGGCTAA
- the ribF gene encoding Bifunctional riboflavin kinase/FMN adenylyltransferase yields the protein MRPYEVQYPMKKQRRVIALGFFDGVHLGHGALLRAVKEAADRLDARPCAFTFDKSPTAVITGQSVPLLSTVEDRVRLMRRHYGIEEVVVAPFDAMQRMDWEDFVRRYLAEELGVVHVVAGHDFHFGYMGKGNPDRLREKCRELGMGCDIIEKVEQDGITISSTYIRTLVAQGEMERAAQFLGHPHSLTQTVTHGKGIGHSALGFPTVNLRVPEGVIVPAFGVYATRVWFDGQSRAAVTNVGVRPTVQDNDGRVTVEGFILDFDGDLYGRTVRMEFYKRLREERKFPSLEALTEEIQRNAEQTRAYFKGA from the coding sequence ATGCGTCCCTACGAGGTGCAATATCCTATGAAAAAACAACGCAGAGTGATCGCCCTGGGCTTTTTCGACGGGGTGCATCTGGGCCACGGGGCTCTGCTCCGGGCGGTGAAGGAGGCGGCAGACCGGCTGGACGCCCGCCCCTGCGCCTTTACCTTTGACAAGAGTCCCACCGCCGTCATCACCGGGCAGAGCGTCCCCCTGCTGAGCACTGTAGAGGACCGAGTGAGGCTCATGCGCCGGCACTACGGTATTGAGGAGGTGGTGGTCGCCCCCTTCGACGCCATGCAGCGTATGGACTGGGAGGACTTTGTCCGCAGGTATCTGGCGGAGGAGCTGGGCGTGGTCCACGTGGTGGCCGGGCACGACTTCCACTTCGGCTACATGGGCAAAGGCAACCCGGACCGGCTGCGGGAGAAGTGCCGGGAGCTGGGGATGGGCTGTGACATCATCGAAAAGGTGGAACAGGACGGCATCACGATTTCCTCCACCTACATCCGTACCCTGGTGGCCCAGGGCGAGATGGAGCGGGCCGCCCAGTTTTTGGGCCACCCCCACAGCCTCACCCAGACGGTGACCCACGGCAAGGGCATCGGACACTCCGCTCTGGGCTTCCCCACGGTGAACCTCCGGGTGCCCGAGGGGGTCATCGTCCCCGCCTTCGGCGTCTACGCCACAAGGGTGTGGTTTGACGGCCAGAGCCGCGCCGCCGTCACCAACGTGGGGGTCCGGCCCACCGTCCAGGATAACGACGGAAGGGTCACCGTGGAGGGCTTCATTCTGGACTTCGACGGCGACCTCTACGGCCGCACAGTGCGGATGGAGTTCTACAAGCGCCTGCGGGAGGAGCGGAAGTTCCCCAGCCTGGAAGCCCTGACAGAGGAGATCCAGCGAAACGCAGAACAGACGCGGGCGTATTTTAAGGGGGCGTGA
- the pfkA gene encoding ATP-dependent 6-phosphofructokinase: protein MGDKIKRIGVLTSGGDAPGMNAAVRAVVRTAVGQGIECVGIRRGWSGLINSDFVPLTGNSVSRIINRGGTMLYTARSLEFMEEEGRKKALATCKLLGLDGIVAIGGDGTFRGALAISRQAGKDGMNLRVVGIPATIDNDIGGSHYTIGFDSACNTAIECIDKLRDTMQSHERCSVVEVMGRHAGNLALYVGLAVGATSVLIPERPVDFENDVVENIRRARLAGTTHYMVVVAEGAGSVYDIAAQIKDSLGIDPRVTVLGHIQRGGAPSARDRETASRMGYTAVQALVADKGNRIVVSKDGRIMDLDMEEALAETKEFQMERYDILEALTNNGTSRFR, encoded by the coding sequence ATGGGTGATAAAATCAAACGCATCGGCGTACTGACCAGCGGAGGGGACGCGCCCGGCATGAACGCGGCGGTCCGGGCGGTGGTCCGTACGGCGGTGGGCCAGGGGATTGAGTGCGTCGGCATCCGCAGGGGCTGGAGCGGACTCATCAACAGTGATTTCGTCCCGCTGACCGGCAACAGCGTCAGCCGGATCATCAACCGAGGCGGCACCATGCTGTACACCGCCCGGAGCCTGGAGTTCATGGAGGAGGAGGGCCGGAAGAAGGCCCTGGCCACCTGCAAGCTGCTGGGTCTGGACGGCATCGTGGCCATCGGCGGCGACGGCACCTTCCGGGGGGCGCTGGCTATCTCCCGTCAGGCCGGCAAGGACGGCATGAACCTCCGGGTGGTGGGCATCCCCGCCACCATCGACAACGACATCGGCGGCTCCCACTACACCATCGGCTTCGACTCCGCCTGCAACACTGCCATCGAGTGCATCGACAAGCTGCGGGACACCATGCAGTCCCACGAGCGCTGTTCCGTGGTGGAGGTCATGGGCCGCCACGCGGGCAACCTGGCCCTGTATGTGGGCTTGGCCGTGGGCGCCACCTCGGTGCTCATCCCCGAGCGTCCGGTGGACTTTGAGAACGACGTGGTGGAGAACATCCGCCGGGCCCGTCTGGCGGGCACCACCCACTATATGGTGGTGGTGGCCGAGGGCGCGGGCAGCGTCTACGACATCGCCGCCCAGATCAAGGACTCCCTGGGCATCGACCCCCGGGTCACCGTCCTGGGCCACATTCAGCGGGGCGGAGCCCCCTCCGCCCGGGATCGGGAGACCGCCAGCCGCATGGGCTACACTGCGGTCCAGGCCCTGGTGGCCGACAAGGGCAACCGCATCGTGGTCTCCAAGGATGGCCGGATCATGGACCTGGACATGGAGGAGGCCCTGGCCGAGACCAAGGAGTTCCAGATGGAGCGCTACGACATCCTGGAGGCCCTGACCAACAACGGCACAAGCCGCTTCCGCTGA
- the truB gene encoding tRNA pseudouridine synthase B, with translation MANGILIVDKPAGWTSMDVCAKLRGIFHEKRVGHGGTLDPMATGILPVFIGRATRAVEFAECSDKEYIAGLKLGVITNTQDTTGEILEEHPVQVSREQLEAALEKFRGDILQVPPMYSAIKINGKKLYELARKGREVERPARAVTIKALEILDEQGDGLYTIRVRCTKGTYIRTLCHDIGQALGCGGCMASLRRTMAAGFTLEDAVSLEQMQTEADPASLLLPVDCLFAGRPVLVLKSAEAEKKIRNGMTAVLPELPSGEYRVYSQKEIFLALCQAKGGKLTTIKSFFEV, from the coding sequence ATGGCTAACGGCATCTTGATCGTCGATAAGCCTGCCGGGTGGACCTCCATGGACGTGTGCGCCAAGCTGCGGGGGATTTTTCACGAGAAGCGGGTGGGTCACGGAGGCACCCTGGACCCCATGGCGACGGGTATTCTGCCCGTCTTCATTGGCCGGGCCACCCGGGCGGTGGAGTTTGCAGAGTGCTCCGATAAGGAATATATCGCGGGACTAAAACTAGGCGTTATCACAAACACCCAGGATACCACCGGCGAGATTTTGGAGGAGCACCCCGTCCAGGTCAGCCGGGAGCAGCTGGAAGCGGCGCTGGAAAAATTCCGGGGGGATATCCTCCAGGTACCCCCTATGTACTCGGCCATTAAAATCAACGGCAAGAAGCTCTATGAGCTGGCCCGCAAGGGCCGTGAAGTAGAACGGCCTGCCAGGGCTGTCACCATAAAGGCCTTGGAAATTCTGGATGAGCAAGGAGATGGACTTTACACAATCCGGGTCCGCTGTACCAAGGGGACCTATATCCGCACCCTCTGCCACGACATCGGTCAGGCCCTGGGCTGCGGAGGATGTATGGCCTCTCTGCGGCGGACGATGGCGGCGGGCTTTACCCTGGAGGACGCCGTCAGCCTGGAACAGATGCAGACAGAAGCGGACCCGGCGTCCCTGCTGCTTCCGGTGGACTGCCTGTTTGCCGGCAGGCCGGTGCTTGTGCTGAAAAGCGCTGAGGCAGAGAAAAAAATCCGCAATGGCATGACTGCGGTGCTTCCAGAACTGCCCTCTGGAGAATACAGAGTGTATTCTCAGAAGGAAATATTTCTGGCGCTGTGTCAGGCCAAGGGTGGCAAGCTGACGACTATCAAGAGCTTTTTCGAGGTGTAA